A genome region from Dickeya dadantii NCPPB 898 includes the following:
- the trpA gene encoding tryptophan synthase subunit alpha, whose amino-acid sequence MERYHALFKRLSEKQEGAFVPFVTLGDPSPELSLRIIDALVAAGADALELGIPFSDPLADGPTIQNAALRAFAAGVTPAHCFEMLATIRQKYPDLPIGLLMYANLVFSNGIDAFYQRCAETGVDSVLVADVPVEESAPFRAAAMKHGVAPIFICPPNADDDLLREISSFGRGYTYLLSRAGVTGAETRAQLPLHHLLEKLQEYHAAPPLLGFGISEPSQVQKALESGAAGAISGSAIVKIIEQYHAQPDEMLAKLTDFVRGMKAATRAR is encoded by the coding sequence ATGGAACGCTACCACGCTTTGTTTAAACGGCTGTCGGAGAAACAGGAAGGGGCGTTTGTGCCGTTTGTCACGCTGGGCGACCCATCCCCCGAGCTTTCGCTGCGCATTATCGACGCGCTGGTGGCCGCGGGTGCCGACGCGCTGGAACTGGGGATTCCGTTCTCCGATCCGCTGGCGGATGGCCCGACCATTCAGAACGCCGCGCTGCGCGCTTTCGCCGCCGGCGTCACTCCGGCCCACTGTTTTGAAATGCTGGCGACCATCCGCCAGAAATACCCTGACCTGCCTATCGGCTTGTTAATGTACGCCAATCTGGTGTTTAGCAACGGTATCGACGCCTTTTACCAGCGTTGCGCCGAAACCGGCGTTGATTCAGTGCTGGTAGCCGACGTACCGGTGGAAGAATCGGCGCCGTTTCGCGCTGCGGCGATGAAGCATGGCGTCGCGCCCATCTTTATCTGCCCGCCGAATGCGGACGACGACCTACTGCGTGAAATTTCATCCTTTGGCCGTGGTTATACCTACCTGCTCTCCCGAGCAGGCGTAACCGGCGCTGAAACCCGCGCCCAACTGCCGTTGCACCATCTGCTGGAAAAATTGCAGGAATACCACGCGGCCCCGCCGCTGCTTGGTTTCGGCATTTCCGAGCCGTCGCAGGTGCAAAAAGCGCTGGAATCCGGCGCGGCCGGCGCCATCTCCGGCTCAGCGATTGTCAAAATCATCGAGCAATACCATGCCCAGCCGGATGAAATGCTCGCAAAACTGACCGATTTTGTCCGCGGTATGAAAGCCGCCACCCGCGCTCGTTAA
- a CDS encoding L-threonylcarbamoyladenylate synthase — translation MSQFFYIHPQNPQPRLINQTVEILHKGGVIVYPTDSGYALGCMLEDKAAMERICRIRDLDQNHNFTLMCRDLSELSSYAYVDNAAFRLMKNNTPGNYTFILKATKEVPRRLMNEKRKTIGMRVPSNPIALELLAALNEPLMSTTLMLPGNDFAESDPEEIQEQLGKRVDLVIHGGFLGQQPTTVIDLTESVPVVVREGTGDVMPFL, via the coding sequence ATGAGTCAGTTTTTCTATATTCATCCGCAGAACCCGCAACCGAGATTGATCAATCAGACGGTGGAAATCCTGCATAAGGGCGGGGTGATTGTTTACCCCACCGATTCAGGGTACGCACTCGGGTGCATGTTGGAAGATAAAGCGGCGATGGAGCGCATCTGTCGCATTCGCGATCTGGATCAGAACCACAACTTCACCCTGATGTGCCGCGATCTGTCGGAGTTGTCTTCTTACGCCTATGTGGATAACGCCGCGTTCCGGTTGATGAAGAATAATACTCCCGGCAATTACACCTTCATTCTCAAAGCGACCAAGGAAGTGCCGCGTCGCCTGATGAATGAGAAACGCAAAACCATCGGCATGCGCGTACCGTCCAACCCGATAGCGCTGGAACTGCTGGCGGCGTTGAATGAGCCGCTAATGTCGACCACGCTGATGCTGCCGGGCAATGACTTTGCCGAGTCCGATCCGGAAGAAATTCAGGAGCAGTTGGGCAAGCGGGTGGATTTGGTTATTCACGGCGGTTTTTTGGGACAACAGCCCACCACGGTGATCGATCTGACCGAGTCCGTGCCGGTGGTGGTGCGTGAAGGCACCGGCGATGTGATGCCCTTCCTGTAA
- the rluB gene encoding 23S rRNA pseudouridine(2605) synthase RluB — protein MSEKLQKVLARAGHGSRREIESMIEAGRISVDGKIATLGDRVEVTRATKIRIDGHVVSVRETEESVCRVLMYYKPEGELCTRSDPEGRPTVFDRLPRIQGYRWVAVGRLDVNTSGLLLFTTDGELANRLMHPSREVEREYAVRVFGEVGDDKIRQLSKGVQLEDGPAAFRSIRYQGGEGLNQWYNVTLTEGRNREVRRLWEAVDVQVSRLIRVRYGDIQLPKGLPRGGWMEMGLTDVNYLRELVQLTPETVSKLPVERERRRVKANQIRRAVKRHSQVGVSNRPASGRRSAPKRNG, from the coding sequence ATGAGCGAAAAGCTACAGAAAGTGCTGGCGCGTGCAGGGCACGGTTCACGCCGCGAAATTGAAAGTATGATTGAAGCCGGGCGCATTAGCGTCGACGGCAAGATTGCCACGCTGGGGGACCGTGTCGAGGTTACCCGGGCGACCAAAATCCGTATCGACGGGCATGTGGTGTCGGTGCGCGAAACCGAAGAATCCGTGTGCCGTGTGCTGATGTATTACAAGCCGGAAGGGGAACTCTGTACCCGCAGCGACCCGGAAGGGCGACCAACGGTATTTGATCGTCTGCCGCGTATTCAGGGATACCGCTGGGTAGCGGTAGGGCGTCTGGATGTGAATACCTCCGGCCTGTTGCTATTTACGACTGACGGCGAGCTGGCGAATCGCCTGATGCACCCCAGTCGTGAAGTGGAACGTGAATACGCCGTGCGCGTGTTCGGCGAAGTGGGCGACGACAAAATCCGCCAACTGAGCAAAGGCGTACAACTGGAAGATGGTCCGGCGGCGTTCCGCTCGATCCGCTATCAGGGGGGCGAAGGGTTGAACCAATGGTACAACGTGACCCTGACCGAAGGCCGCAACCGCGAGGTACGTCGTTTGTGGGAAGCGGTCGACGTGCAGGTGAGCCGCCTGATTCGTGTGCGCTACGGCGACATTCAACTGCCGAAAGGGCTGCCGCGCGGCGGTTGGATGGAAATGGGACTGACCGACGTTAACTACCTGCGTGAGCTGGTGCAACTGACGCCGGAAACGGTCAGCAAATTGCCGGTGGAGCGCGAGCGGCGCCGGGTGAAAGCCAATCAGATCCGCCGTGCGGTGAAACGCCACAGCCAGGTAGGCGTCAGCAACCGCCCGGCTAGCGGTCGCCGTAGCGCGCCAAAACGCAACGGTTAA
- a CDS encoding anthranilate synthase component 1, whose product MQTPQPELELLRVGAEYRNDPSAMFHQLCGARPATLLLESAEIDSKQNLQSLLIVDSALRITALGPQVSIQALTANGAALLPLLDSALPADVIVDARPNSRELTFPTIDIMQDEDARLRSLSVFDALRQLLTLVACPEHEREAMFFGGLFAYDLVAGFESLPPLSQQQRCPDYCFYLAETLLVVDHQQRVTHLQASLFTPNAAERQRLQQRLEQLQHQLRQPAPALPCQTVDTMTLACNQSDEDYGAVVSQMQQAIRIGEIFQVVPSRRFSLPCPSPLAAYQTLKDNNPSPYMFYMQDQDFTLFGASPESSLKYDAVSRQIEIYPIAGTRPRGRRADGSLDRDLDSRIELEMRTDHKELAEHLMLVDLARNDLARICEPGSRYVADLTKVDRYSFVMHLVSRVVGTLRADLDVLHAYRACMNMGTLSGAPKVRAMQLIAESEKTRRGSYGGAVGYFTARGDLDTCIVIRSAYVEDGIATVQAGAGVVLDSHPQAEADETRNKARAVLRAIASAHHAREVF is encoded by the coding sequence ATGCAAACACCACAACCTGAACTTGAGCTACTGCGCGTCGGTGCCGAATACCGCAACGACCCCAGCGCGATGTTCCACCAACTGTGCGGTGCCCGCCCGGCCACCCTGCTGCTGGAGTCGGCGGAGATCGACAGTAAACAGAACCTGCAGAGCCTGCTGATCGTCGACAGCGCCCTGCGCATTACCGCCCTCGGCCCACAGGTGTCGATTCAGGCATTAACCGCTAACGGCGCAGCGCTGTTGCCGCTGTTGGATAGCGCCTTGCCTGCCGATGTCATCGTCGATGCGCGCCCGAACAGCCGCGAACTGACCTTTCCAACCATCGACATTATGCAGGACGAAGACGCACGTCTGCGTTCCCTGTCGGTATTTGACGCGTTGCGTCAACTGCTGACGCTGGTGGCATGCCCGGAACATGAGCGTGAGGCGATGTTCTTCGGCGGGCTGTTCGCCTACGATCTGGTCGCCGGCTTCGAAAGTCTGCCGCCGCTCAGTCAGCAGCAGCGCTGTCCGGATTACTGTTTCTACCTGGCCGAAACCCTGCTGGTGGTGGACCATCAGCAACGCGTCACCCATCTGCAGGCCAGCCTGTTTACCCCTAACGCCGCGGAACGCCAGCGCCTGCAACAGCGTCTGGAGCAGTTGCAGCATCAGTTGCGCCAGCCTGCCCCGGCGTTGCCGTGCCAGACGGTGGACACCATGACGCTGGCCTGCAACCAGAGCGATGAAGATTACGGCGCCGTGGTCAGCCAGATGCAGCAGGCGATCCGCATCGGCGAAATTTTCCAGGTGGTGCCGTCCCGCCGTTTCTCGCTGCCGTGCCCATCGCCGCTAGCCGCCTATCAGACCCTGAAAGACAACAACCCCAGTCCTTACATGTTCTACATGCAGGATCAGGATTTCACTCTGTTCGGCGCGTCGCCGGAAAGTTCACTCAAGTACGACGCCGTCAGCCGCCAGATCGAAATCTACCCTATCGCCGGCACTCGCCCGCGCGGCCGTCGCGCCGACGGTTCGCTGGACCGGGATCTGGACAGCCGTATCGAACTGGAAATGCGTACCGACCATAAAGAGCTGGCCGAACACCTGATGTTGGTGGACCTGGCACGTAACGATCTGGCGCGCATCTGCGAACCCGGCAGCCGCTATGTAGCGGACCTGACCAAAGTAGACCGTTACTCGTTCGTGATGCATCTGGTGTCCCGCGTAGTCGGCACCCTGCGCGCGGATCTGGATGTGCTGCACGCCTACCGCGCCTGCATGAACATGGGCACGCTGAGCGGCGCCCCCAAAGTGCGCGCGATGCAACTGATCGCGGAAAGTGAGAAAACCCGCCGCGGCAGCTACGGCGGCGCGGTAGGCTACTTCACCGCCCGCGGCGACCTCGACACCTGCATCGTGATCCGTTCCGCTTATGTGGAAGACGGCATCGCCACCGTGCAGGCCGGCGCCGGCGTGGTGCTGGACTCTCACCCGCAGGCCGAAGCCGATGAAACCCGTAACAAAGCCCGCGCGGTTCTGCGCGCGATTGCCAGTGCGCATCATGCCCGGGAGGTGTTCTGA
- the sohB gene encoding protease SohB: MELLSQYGLFLAKVVTLVVAIGALVVLTVGMTQRKRHRKGELQVINLGEQYSEMRQEMQSAAMSDTARSLLEKKQKKEEKETARQEKKRAKRGEDKSARPCLYVLDFNGSMDAGEVSSLREEVSAVLAVARPEDEVLLRLESPGGVVHGYGLAASQLQRFRQRGIRLTVAVDKVAASGGYMMACVADRIVAAPFAIVGSIGVVAQIPNFNRLLKSKDIDVELHTAGQYKRTLTLFGENTEEGREKFREELNETHLLFKQFVSEMRPSLDIESVATGEHWFGTQAKAMGLVDAIGTSDDLLIEEMENHEVLAVRYTRRKRLLDRLTGSTGDALERLMLRWWQRGNNPQL; this comes from the coding sequence GTGGAATTACTTTCTCAGTATGGTTTATTCCTGGCAAAAGTCGTCACCCTTGTCGTCGCCATCGGCGCATTGGTGGTGCTGACAGTCGGTATGACGCAGCGTAAGCGCCATCGTAAGGGCGAACTGCAGGTGATTAATCTGGGCGAACAATACAGTGAAATGCGGCAAGAGATGCAGTCCGCCGCCATGAGCGATACCGCGCGCAGCCTGCTGGAGAAAAAGCAGAAGAAAGAAGAAAAGGAAACCGCCAGGCAGGAGAAAAAACGCGCCAAACGGGGGGAAGATAAATCCGCTCGTCCATGTTTGTATGTGCTCGATTTTAACGGCAGCATGGATGCCGGCGAGGTAAGTTCGCTGCGTGAAGAGGTGTCCGCGGTGCTGGCGGTGGCCCGGCCGGAAGATGAAGTGCTGCTGCGGTTGGAAAGCCCCGGCGGTGTGGTGCATGGCTACGGGCTGGCGGCTTCCCAGCTCCAGCGTTTTCGCCAGCGCGGTATCCGCCTGACGGTGGCGGTAGATAAGGTGGCGGCCAGCGGCGGCTATATGATGGCGTGTGTGGCGGATCGCATTGTGGCGGCGCCGTTCGCCATTGTCGGGTCGATTGGCGTGGTGGCGCAGATCCCCAACTTCAACCGGCTGCTGAAAAGCAAAGATATCGATGTGGAATTACATACAGCCGGTCAGTACAAACGTACCCTGACGCTGTTCGGCGAAAATACCGAAGAAGGTCGGGAGAAGTTTCGCGAGGAATTGAATGAAACACATCTGTTGTTCAAACAGTTTGTCAGCGAGATGCGCCCGTCGCTGGATATTGAGTCGGTTGCCACCGGCGAGCACTGGTTCGGCACGCAGGCCAAAGCGATGGGATTGGTGGATGCTATCGGCACCAGCGATGATCTGCTGATTGAGGAGATGGAAAACCACGAAGTGCTGGCGGTGCGCTATACCCGCCGTAAACGCCTGCTGGATCGCCTGACCGGCAGCACCGGCGATGCGCTGGAGCGCCTGATGCTGCGTTGGTGGCAGCGAGGCAATAACCCTCAACTGTGA
- the trpCF gene encoding bifunctional indole-3-glycerol-phosphate synthase TrpC/phosphoribosylanthranilate isomerase TrpF yields MQETVLTKIVRDKAQWIAERQQRQPLDSFQSQVTPSSRHFYQSLKQASPAFILECKKASPSKGLIRADFDPVAIARVYQDYASAISVLTDEKYFQGDFAFLTQVSAAVAQPVLCKDFIIDPYQIYLARYYQADAILLMLSVLDDAQYRQLAQVAHSLNMGILTEVSNEAELERAIALEARVVGINNRDLRDLSIDLNRTRTLAPRLPAGVTVISESGISRHAHIQELSQYANGFLIGSSLMEEHDLTLAVRRVILGENKVCGLTRPDDATAAFQAGAVYGGLIFVANSPRYVTTSQARAVMAGAPLRYVGVFRDAPLADIVATASSLQLAAVQLHGHEDQAAIAALREQLPATCQIWKAYSVGDTLPPLTLAQVDRVLLDNGKGGSGQSFDWSLLQGQSLQQVLLAGGLGPSNVAQAATLGVAGLDFNSGVESQPGIKDPQKIAAVFRTLRTAQPRRTSHE; encoded by the coding sequence ATGCAGGAAACCGTATTAACCAAAATTGTGCGCGACAAAGCGCAGTGGATCGCCGAACGGCAGCAACGACAGCCGCTCGACAGCTTTCAGTCACAGGTAACGCCCAGCTCGCGCCACTTCTATCAGTCGCTGAAACAGGCCAGTCCGGCGTTTATCCTGGAGTGCAAAAAGGCCTCGCCATCCAAGGGGTTGATTCGCGCCGATTTCGACCCGGTCGCCATTGCGCGGGTTTATCAGGATTACGCGTCCGCCATTTCGGTACTGACCGACGAGAAGTATTTTCAGGGCGATTTTGCTTTCCTCACGCAGGTCAGCGCGGCGGTGGCCCAGCCGGTGCTGTGCAAGGACTTCATTATCGACCCGTACCAGATCTATCTGGCCCGTTACTATCAGGCCGATGCGATTCTGCTAATGCTGTCGGTGCTGGATGATGCACAGTATCGCCAACTGGCGCAGGTAGCGCACAGCCTGAATATGGGCATCCTGACGGAAGTCAGCAATGAAGCCGAACTGGAACGCGCTATCGCGCTAGAAGCGCGCGTGGTCGGCATCAACAACCGCGACCTGCGCGATCTCTCTATCGATCTGAACCGTACCCGCACGCTGGCGCCGCGTCTGCCGGCTGGAGTGACGGTGATCAGCGAATCCGGCATCAGCCGCCACGCCCATATTCAGGAACTGAGCCAGTACGCCAATGGCTTTCTGATCGGCAGTTCGCTGATGGAAGAACACGATCTGACGCTGGCAGTACGCCGGGTCATCCTCGGCGAAAACAAGGTGTGCGGGCTGACCCGCCCCGACGATGCCACCGCAGCCTTTCAGGCCGGCGCGGTGTACGGCGGGCTGATTTTCGTCGCTAACTCCCCGCGCTACGTGACAACGTCACAGGCACGTGCCGTGATGGCGGGTGCGCCCTTACGTTATGTCGGCGTATTCCGTGACGCGCCGCTGGCCGACATCGTGGCAACCGCGTCGTCGCTCCAGCTGGCTGCGGTTCAGTTACACGGCCACGAAGACCAAGCTGCTATCGCCGCCTTGCGTGAGCAACTGCCCGCAACCTGCCAGATCTGGAAAGCGTACAGCGTCGGCGACACTCTGCCTCCATTAACGCTGGCGCAGGTTGACCGGGTGCTGCTCGACAACGGCAAAGGCGGCAGTGGTCAGTCGTTCGACTGGTCATTGCTGCAGGGTCAATCGCTGCAACAGGTGCTGCTGGCCGGCGGCCTCGGCCCGAGCAACGTGGCACAGGCCGCGACACTCGGCGTCGCCGGGCTGGATTTCAACTCTGGCGTGGAGTCGCAACCCGGCATCAAAGATCCGCAAAAAATCGCGGCGGTATTCCGGACGCTGCGTACGGCACAACCGCGCCGTACCTCTCATGAATAA
- the rnm gene encoding RNase RNM, translating into MPDELPVSPTFPLYDLHSHTTASDGLLTPTELVQRAVSMRVSVLAITDHDTTAALDEAYAAIQRQALPLRLISGVEISTVWENHEIHIVGLGLDCRHPALTSLLQQQVQYRELRAGQIAQRLEKALIPDALAGASRLAEGGMITRGHFARYLVELGKAATVAQVFKKYLAKGKTGYVPPQWCTIQQAVDAIRQSGGVAVLAHPGRYDLTAKWLKRLIGHFAECGGEAMEIAQCQQAPDERSHLARYAQDYHLLGSQGSDFHQPCAWIELGRKLWLPAGVEPVWQHPALAG; encoded by the coding sequence GTGCCTGACGAGTTGCCGGTATCACCGACGTTTCCCCTGTATGACCTGCACAGCCACACCACGGCTTCCGACGGTTTGCTGACGCCAACCGAACTGGTGCAGCGCGCGGTAAGCATGCGCGTCAGCGTGTTGGCGATCACCGATCACGACACCACGGCGGCGCTGGATGAAGCGTATGCCGCTATTCAGCGGCAGGCGCTGCCGTTGCGGCTGATTTCCGGCGTCGAGATTTCCACCGTGTGGGAAAACCATGAGATTCATATCGTCGGGCTGGGGCTGGATTGCCGGCATCCGGCGCTGACGTCATTACTGCAGCAGCAGGTGCAGTACCGCGAGCTGCGCGCCGGGCAGATTGCGCAGCGGCTGGAAAAGGCGCTGATTCCGGATGCGCTGGCGGGGGCGTCACGGCTGGCGGAAGGCGGCATGATCACCCGCGGGCATTTCGCGCGTTATCTGGTGGAGTTGGGGAAAGCCGCAACGGTGGCGCAAGTGTTTAAAAAGTATCTGGCCAAAGGGAAAACCGGTTATGTGCCGCCGCAGTGGTGTACAATACAGCAAGCCGTGGACGCTATCCGCCAGTCGGGCGGAGTCGCGGTGCTGGCGCATCCCGGTCGCTATGATTTGACCGCCAAGTGGCTGAAACGATTGATCGGACACTTTGCCGAGTGCGGTGGGGAAGCGATGGAGATCGCCCAGTGCCAACAGGCGCCGGACGAGCGTTCACATTTGGCGCGTTATGCGCAGGATTACCATTTGCTGGGGTCGCAGGGTTCGGATTTTCATCAGCCCTGCGCCTGGATAGAACTGGGGCGAAAACTGTGGCTGCCCGCCGGCGTTGAGCCGGTCTGGCAACATCCGGCGTTGGCCGGTTAA
- a CDS encoding oligogalacturonate-specific porin KdgM family protein encodes MKFKILTMMVASVVSMSSMAVTFDYRHEMKDTQNANHQDRLLISHRFENGFGLSSEVKWKQSSNDNTPNKPYNEQVSNGTEVTASYLYKFNKMFNAEAGFNLVSDNTGNKYRPYIKGGVNFTDNIYYTLRYRPFYQRMDDKILTSGADTTMKGYTITSVLGYKFLDNFTVEYELEYNKNTKAGSTGLIYDNDNDNLTHDVKLAYKIDKNWTPYIQVANVEGPSKTTDERQTRYRVGVQYNF; translated from the coding sequence ATGAAATTTAAAATTCTGACGATGATGGTAGCGTCCGTTGTAAGTATGAGTTCGATGGCGGTCACATTCGACTATCGCCATGAGATGAAAGATACGCAAAATGCAAATCATCAGGATCGTCTGCTAATTTCGCACCGTTTTGAGAATGGGTTCGGTCTGTCTTCTGAAGTGAAGTGGAAGCAATCCAGTAATGACAATACGCCAAACAAGCCTTATAACGAACAAGTCAGTAACGGTACTGAAGTCACTGCCAGCTATCTGTATAAATTTAATAAAATGTTTAATGCAGAAGCCGGTTTCAACCTGGTTTCCGATAACACCGGTAATAAATACCGTCCTTATATCAAAGGTGGCGTAAACTTTACCGACAATATTTACTACACCCTGCGTTACCGTCCGTTCTACCAGCGTATGGATGATAAAATCCTCACATCAGGCGCTGATACCACGATGAAAGGCTATACTATCACCAGCGTACTGGGCTATAAGTTCCTGGACAACTTCACTGTTGAATACGAACTGGAATACAACAAAAATACCAAAGCAGGTTCAACTGGTTTGATTTATGACAATGATAACGACAACCTTACTCATGATGTGAAGCTGGCTTACAAGATTGACAAAAACTGGACTCCGTATATTCAGGTTGCCAATGTTGAAGGCCCATCCAAAACGACTGATGAACGCCAGACCCGTTACCGTGTCGGTGTCCAGTACAACTTCTGA
- the trpB gene encoding tryptophan synthase subunit beta translates to MTLLNPYFGEFGGQYVPQILMPALRQLEEAFVNAQRDPAFQAEFSDLLKNYAGRPTALTLCKNLTAGTRTKLYLKREDLLHGGAHKTNQVLGQALLARRMGKTEIIAETGAGQHGVATALACALLGLKCRVYMGAKDVERQSPNVFRMRLMGAEVIPVHSGSATLKDACNEALRDWSGSYETAHYLLGTAAGPHPYPTIVREFQRMIGEETKAQVTEREGRLPDAVLACVGGGSNAIGMFADFIDEPSVRLIGVEPAGLGIETGQHGAPLKHGRVGIYFGMKSPMMQTEDGQIEESYSISAGLDFPSVGPQHAHLSSIGRADYVSITDDEALTAFRELSRHEGIIPALESSHALAHALKMIKAEPEKEQILVVNLSGRGDKDIFTVHDILKSRGEI, encoded by the coding sequence ATGACGTTACTTAATCCTTATTTTGGTGAATTTGGTGGTCAGTACGTACCACAGATCCTGATGCCGGCCCTGCGTCAGTTGGAAGAGGCATTTGTCAACGCGCAGCGCGACCCGGCGTTTCAGGCCGAATTCAGCGACCTGCTGAAAAACTACGCCGGACGGCCGACAGCGCTGACTTTGTGTAAGAACCTGACCGCCGGCACCCGCACCAAACTCTATCTGAAACGCGAAGATCTGTTGCACGGCGGCGCGCACAAGACCAACCAGGTACTCGGGCAGGCGCTGCTTGCCAGGCGCATGGGTAAAACCGAAATCATCGCCGAAACCGGCGCCGGCCAACATGGCGTCGCCACCGCGCTGGCCTGCGCCCTGCTGGGGCTGAAATGCCGTGTGTACATGGGCGCCAAAGACGTGGAACGCCAGTCGCCGAACGTGTTCCGCATGCGGTTGATGGGCGCGGAAGTGATTCCGGTACACAGCGGTTCCGCCACCCTGAAAGACGCCTGCAACGAGGCGCTGCGCGACTGGTCTGGCAGCTATGAAACCGCCCATTACCTGCTGGGCACCGCTGCTGGTCCACACCCTTACCCCACCATCGTGCGGGAATTTCAGCGCATGATCGGCGAGGAAACTAAAGCCCAGGTGACAGAAAGAGAAGGTCGTCTGCCGGATGCGGTACTGGCCTGCGTCGGCGGCGGCTCCAACGCCATCGGCATGTTTGCTGATTTCATCGACGAGCCGTCGGTGCGGTTGATCGGTGTGGAACCGGCAGGATTGGGTATCGAAACCGGGCAGCACGGCGCACCGCTAAAACACGGTCGCGTCGGTATCTACTTCGGTATGAAATCACCGATGATGCAGACCGAAGACGGCCAGATCGAAGAGTCGTACTCCATTTCGGCCGGTCTGGACTTCCCCTCCGTCGGGCCGCAGCACGCGCACCTGAGCAGCATCGGGCGGGCGGATTATGTGTCGATCACCGACGATGAAGCGTTGACCGCATTCCGGGAATTGTCGCGTCACGAAGGGATCATCCCGGCGCTGGAATCCTCCCATGCACTGGCCCATGCGCTGAAAATGATCAAAGCGGAACCGGAAAAAGAGCAAATTCTGGTGGTCAACCTGTCCGGCCGTGGCGATAAAGACATTTTTACGGTTCACGACATTCTGAAATCCCGGGGAGAGATTTGA
- the cobO gene encoding cob(I)yrinic acid a,c-diamide adenosyltransferase encodes MSDDRHQQRQQRLKEKVDARIAAATDVRGTLIVFTGNGKGKTTAAFGTVTRAVGHGLKAGVIQFIKGEWPNGEKQLLQQHGVEFQVMATGFTWETQNRQTDTDAARRVWQHGLRMLADDSLDLVVLDELTYMLSYDYLPLDEVLAALRQRPAHQSVIVTGRGCHRDVLELADTVTEMRPVKHAFDAGIQAQQGIDW; translated from the coding sequence ATGAGCGACGATCGTCATCAGCAACGCCAGCAACGGCTGAAGGAAAAAGTAGACGCCCGCATCGCCGCCGCCACTGACGTGCGCGGCACCCTGATCGTGTTTACCGGCAACGGCAAAGGCAAGACCACCGCAGCCTTCGGCACGGTGACCCGGGCGGTGGGCCACGGCCTGAAAGCGGGGGTGATCCAGTTTATCAAAGGCGAATGGCCGAACGGCGAGAAACAGTTGCTGCAACAACACGGGGTGGAATTTCAGGTGATGGCGACCGGCTTTACCTGGGAAACCCAAAATCGCCAGACCGATACCGACGCGGCCAGGCGTGTCTGGCAGCATGGCTTACGTATGCTGGCGGATGACTCGCTTGATTTGGTGGTGCTTGACGAATTGACCTACATGCTCAGCTACGACTATTTGCCGCTGGACGAAGTGCTTGCCGCCCTGCGACAGCGCCCGGCGCACCAGAGCGTGATCGTTACCGGCCGAGGCTGCCATCGCGATGTGCTGGAACTGGCGGATACGGTGACGGAAATGCGGCCGGTGAAGCACGCTTTTGATGCCGGTATTCAGGCCCAGCAAGGTATCGACTGGTGA
- a CDS encoding YciK family oxidoreductase → MHYQPKHDLLQHRIILVTGAGDGIGREAALTYARYGAKLVLLGRTESKLQEVEQQILQECGVHSYLIPCDMLTASHHDFIQIAGQIGQALPRLDGVLHNAGLLGDVVPMEEQSATVWHQVMQVNVNATFMLTQALLPLLLKSTSPSLIFTSSSVGRQGRANWGAYSVSKFATEGMMQVLAEEYRNRNLRVNCINPGGTRTPMRAAAFPDEDPDKLKTPADIMPLYLYLMGDDSRRKTGMSFDAQPGRKPGPAE, encoded by the coding sequence TTGCATTACCAACCCAAGCACGACCTGCTGCAACACCGTATCATTCTGGTCACCGGCGCCGGTGACGGCATTGGCCGCGAGGCGGCGCTGACCTACGCGCGCTACGGCGCGAAGCTGGTGTTGCTGGGGCGCACCGAAAGCAAGTTGCAGGAGGTGGAGCAGCAGATACTGCAGGAATGCGGCGTCCACAGTTACCTGATTCCCTGCGATATGCTGACCGCCAGTCACCATGATTTTATCCAGATCGCCGGGCAGATCGGTCAGGCGCTGCCGCGACTGGATGGTGTTTTGCATAATGCCGGTCTGCTGGGCGACGTCGTACCGATGGAAGAACAATCCGCCACCGTCTGGCATCAGGTGATGCAGGTCAACGTTAACGCGACCTTTATGCTGACGCAGGCGCTGTTGCCGTTGTTGCTGAAATCAACCAGCCCGTCGCTGATTTTCACCAGTTCTAGCGTCGGCCGTCAGGGACGCGCCAACTGGGGCGCCTACTCGGTATCCAAATTCGCCACCGAAGGCATGATGCAGGTACTGGCCGAGGAATACCGTAACCGCAATTTACGGGTCAATTGCATCAACCCAGGCGGCACCCGCACGCCAATGCGCGCCGCCGCGTTCCCCGATGAAGATCCGGATAAACTCAAAACCCCGGCCGACATCATGCCGCTTTACCTGTACTTAATGGGAGATGACAGCCGCCGCAAAACCGGCATGAGTTTCGATGCCCAACCCGGCCGCAAGCCCGGCCCGGCCGAGTGA